GAATAATACAATATGAAAGGGTATTTATAAGTACTAAGAGAATcttaataataaagacgtaatctcctataataaatattcagatatactaaataatactaattgattctaattatattctaacatacaAGATGCATTGAAGATTTTTGTTAGTCAAGATGAATTAAATAAGTATCACtttcttaatatttattttatatttattttattttagtttgttttatttgttttaaaccAATTATAATTTGacccatttttattttagtgaacTTATGAGTTAGAATTTTAGATTTAAGAGATATAAAAATTCTCTAAAATCTGTTAGCCACTTTTTCTCTTAACTTTgaggaataaaattttttttgaatttgtttaaaaaCTTTAGATGTAAACAAAAGAGGTAGAATAATTTCCTTAAACTGTTGcatcaaaatattaaattgaaGTAGATAaatcattttctttaattttttatgttactCTAAATTACATTTCGTATCACAGTTTTAAACACAAAACACAATGTATATTGTCATAAACACCCCAATTTCTTCTTTATTCATTTATCAACTCTGTNNNNNNNNNNNNNNNNNNNNNNNNNNNNNNNNNNNNNNNNNNNNNNNNNNNNNNNNNNNNNNNNNNNNNNNNNNNNNNNNNNNNNNNNNNNNNNNNNNNNNNNNNNNNNNNNNNNNNNNNNNNNNNNNNNNNNNNNNNNNNNNNNNNNNNNNNNNNNNNNNNNNNNNNNNNNNNNNNNNNNNNNNNNNNNNNNNNNNNNNNNNNNNNNNNNNNNNNNNNNNNNNNNNNNNNNNNNNNNNNNNNNNNNNNCACGTTTAACAGTTTAAGTGAAACCAAAGTtggttctttttgtttttgtttttttttatcggGACATGAAACCGAAACCTAGAGttgagctttttttttttgccggCTATGATTGGGCTTATTATGAGATTTGTCTCCAGAAGATTACCTATATGGCTATATGCTATCCGCATCAAGAATCATCCCAAGTTTTGAGCCGCCGTGAGTTTTTTCTTTTGGTGCAAATCCGtgagttttgttttgtttttgtaaaTCCATGGGTTTTTAACAGAGGTGCCTCCTAAACACTACAAAGGAAAAGGGCCGAAGTCCAATATTGATACAGGATCAGGGTTTGGTACCAATAAGGCCATATTTATTGCCATTTAATGAAGAGTTTAATTTNNNNNNNNNNNNNNNNNNNNNNNNNNNNNNNNNNNNNNNNNNNNNNNNNNNNNNNNNNNNNNNNNNNNNNNNNNNNNNNNNNNNNNNNNNNNNNNNNNNNNNNNNNNCAATTATAAGTCACAATTATTTTCTTAGATAACCattcatataattaatataaaaataattatttttgttaatataatattatgtgATTAGATACacgtgtaaaataattttacacaaACAATACATCAAAATAAATACAATTGATCACTTTTTTTTCCGTCaaatataagaatttttttgTCGTGGAAATATAAGATTCCTTGATatgaataaaattacaaatagaaTATTTTGTGGCAccaacaataacaaaaataaaattttcaacaacaTTGAATTACAACCAATCTTTAAGATTCTAAGtctgagagagaaaaaaaactaaagaaaataaaaattagtgcttgaaaaaatgaaaataaaattatcccACCCCGTTTTAATTACTTTTGTCCAAAATAATCATTTATTCCAATATCATCTTAGAAGAGAAATTCCACTGAACCCAAACAAATCCAACCCACCAAAACCAGGTGGAGAATTCGTCCATTTCCCTTGGGTATGGAAAACCGTACTGTCGGTATAACCCACAACACAGCCTTGGATGAAAACATATGTATGTTgacttgtccattggctttTCATTTTTGGCGTCCGCCACAGATGAGTAGAATCTCATTTAGCAGAATATTGGGGATATTATTACTACCTTTTCGGGGCCATAGAGAAAGCTTGTTCTACAAAAGTCATAGCAAGCAGCTCCTAAAAGATTGTCCAAATTAAAGTCATAGTGTAGACACGAAACACACACCATGACATGTGTGGAATACAGCCAAACAAGTTATATATAGGGAAACTTCGTGAATTGTAATTACCTACTCATTAATACTATATATACTAGAAAAAGAATACTCCACCCAACCATGACAATTGATTCACGGTTTTCCCTTTTTAACTTGGAAATAAAAGATTGTATGTCGTGCCTGATAAATGATAATAGTTGAAACATTTGATCCATATACTCCTATATAATATTCGTATATATATTGACTGTGTATCTGTATCTCAAAGTAAAGCTATATGAATATAACTATGTGTAAGTTACTTTGTATAGTATGGTGCCGTGGCATTCAACGAGAGCACTAAATGTTGTGAGCTTGTGATGTTCCACATCATCGAACTTTAGCGTTCAACGTAAATTGATGAGACCAATAATACTTACTACTTTTCTATAGTCTGTTAAGGGACAAAATGTGCAGAGGATGATGTCTTATGTAGAAAAAGCGAGTTCTTGCTTCTTGGTAGTAGATAACTGCATGCGTAGTGTTGAAAATCTTGaatcgaataataataataatatcaaaaaatataaaaaaaaaacaactcttaattaatcaattttagtgtttaaattcataattttagatttcaaattaaatatttaaaataaataaaataattttaaaaaatagttaatattaactaaaaaaattagttatttaacaTTACTCCATAGAAAACTAAAGGACTACTTCTCTGAGTTGGATTGGAGTCATCTTAATTACAAACGCAATAATTCACATCTTGACTAACCAAAATGCATGTGTTGGATGTTATATATgcatgtattttttgtttttagctTTCTTTAATACGTATCTCCTTTGGGATCAATGACCTGCTGCATTTTTGCCCAAGCAACACGCTATagaattgtttattttttagaaaaatgctagggattataaatatttttttattattatttagtcaTTAACTcatcaatttatttaatttaattctattagtttaataattcaaaaaaatattttatctcatactttaaaatgttaataactaactgatgataaaaaataataaattctgataatATTCTGGtatgtttcaattttttattttaattcacaataaaaacatcccatttaatttcttgaaaCTGATTcacttttttagaaaaataaattattaaactactgattttgttattaaaagaaatgattaagtaaaataaaaagataaataactcAAATAAATTCACGTATAAATTAtagtaaatatattattatgtaATTAGTAAGTATTTCtagtaacaaataaataaaaggatatTTTAGCTAGAGAAAACAACAAACTTATCAATTAAAAGAGAGTGACATTAGTCAATACgtgataatattatattaataatatataataaggtGATAATATGAATTCCATGATGAACTTATTAGTGGATAGGGTGCTTCGCAGTTTAATTATATTGCGTTCAAAACATGGGATAATAGAAACAAAGTTGCAAGTATTTTCATGGGGTCCAAAAATAAAGACAATTGTTTAATTGATGAATGATTCACCGAGAAATGTCTACATGACAATTCACTATTTGTCCATCGTAGCAAGCACGCAGACCCATGGGACCAAAACTAGGGTACTAGAATTTCTGTGTATGTATGGGTTACGGGTGAAATGGCATAATATAATTATGATATGCAACAAGGAGCCATGTTCATTTAACCCTGGCCTTCTTGTCTTGTCATCATCAACTAAGGGAAGTGCTTGACTTTGCAACTTGTTAATTTACTCCGATCCTTCCGCAAGAAATTAAAGCATTCAAACTTTCTTTCTACCCAAGGAAGAAACCCTAATGGCTTCTACACTATTCAGATGTGTGCAGGTGTTCTCTGTTCCCTAGCCTATGCTACACAACATGTGAAACCCACATGCCACCCATACCCACGTAATAATCAAAATTGTCACGTCCTCCTGGACCTagaaatttaattcaaattcatgGGCTAAATTCCCATATATACACTTCATTCCATCGCTTTATACTGCAATGTGATTTTAATATGTTATGCTAAGTGAGTCAGTGAAATAGTTACAATTTCCATCTTAGTCCTCTAATTATTAACCATATATAATTTACGAGATTATAGTTTCTATTATAGTAGTGGTTGTTGAAACAAGTTGTTAAAAGtgttattttgatttcttgGAGTATTTTTTAAAGACAAGTATGCTAAACTATttgctgctttttttttttagttaccaAGGATTgaattatacatttttttaactATAGAGTTTTGATATAATGTatgatatcatttttttaatttatagatattatattatataaaataactttaaatatTATCTTCCTAACATTATCGAAATAATTATATCTATAAACAATATTATTTGCCAGCCAAAACTTAATTTACACCGTATAGTTTTTACCTTTCTTGTCCAATTGTAGTGGTGACATTGTATAggagtaattaattaatatctaatttaatttgtattgatGTACATGTCTAAACAAAGCATTTTTATCAAATCAATGCTAAGTTTTCACGTTTATacgaaaaaaaatagttaaaaataactaaaatttatcttatttaatatttattaattctaATAACTATTAAGTAGCGTTTATTTTTAGGTATTAGAATAGAGATTAAAAGACTAAAACTCAATATcatatttgttggtttagatattaaaattaaaatttcagtctctgttaccataattttagtatttcaatACTTtaagactgaaatttttagaaattgagaccgaaactttaataacattttatacttaaaatactccattttaattaattaattctaactttattctttgtataaattaaattaaaatttcattcttatttcaatATCTGTCTTCCACTTTACACCTAATATAATACTAAAACTTATTTCAGTTTTTGTCTCTCAGTCTTTGTCTCTAAgtctctctctatctcttttTCAAATGCTACCTTAATGaataatattaaacaaaataaattttaacttttttttctctcttcgaaaaacaaaaaatataaatgtagGATGTTGGCCCCCTTGCAGAATGCAGATAACTAGAATATATAATTGTTATGAAACCTTTTGATTTTAGTTCGAATACATTCAATTCAACATAAAATAATAGCAATATATATTACTCATGTTTCGCTGCCGTCCAAAATCCAATATGCGTTCAAAAGAAAACCGTGTTGCCATGTTTTCTGTTTTGAGTTGCGAGGGAAGAATATATACTTAATTTATTAGACTATCAATAATTATGATACCACTTATAATCATGCTCGTAACGAACTTCATCACATGTTATTAGCCCCCCGATAGTGATTGCTCATAGCAGAGGCGAATATGTAGCGAGAGGAAAAAGctctaaagaaaaataaataaataaagaataatagCCTTGAAAGCACATGGATATGATTTCGTTCACAATAATGTGCGTCAATATACCAATGTCTATCTCCCTAGCTAAGGCTTAGTATTGAATACttgaaatgaagaaaaaattattaagaacaaacttttaattagttaatattaaacaactttaaaatttaagtttataatttgAGATTTAgagttaataatttataatttagaatctataatttaaaataaataaaataatttaaaaaaattaactaatattatttaaaaaattaattacttaatattgGTCTAAGATGAACTTAATCACACAGTGTAATCATTGGATAGGATATGGATGGTTATTATCCTGAAAGTTCTATTGAGCTTAATCAGGATGTACTCgttgaatttttcttttcacGTATAAAACATAGATATTGACATAGAACAcgtaaatacatattttttttttttgtaagcaAGCATGAGATACAATTAGGGTGACAATGAATAGAGTAGAGTAGGATAAGATTTGTactttattctaattttatctacgagttaaaaattttattaaaactcTATCCTATCTTATCTACATCCTAAAGTTTTAAACCCTATCTTATTATACCtgcaaaaatatcaattttttcaaaataaatataaaatttaatcatttcgaattttatacatattaataaaataaaaagtaaaaagttagtgttctaaattattaaattaagtaACTAATTTAGTAGTTGCTCATTTATTATAACTCATTATATGAAAAAGGTTGGGGGTTCAACTCTCACCTCCTTCACTATAtacctaatttttataaaatatatgttatatatGGGGTGCGGGTAGGATAAGATAGGGTACTCTACTCCACTCACAAATATACCCGGACCGGTCTCTATCCTATCCGCAACGGATCGAATAGTTTACCCTATCCAAACGAATTGGACCGAATTAAGTATTCGTAAGTAGAGTATGAATTGCCAATTTTAAATACGacattttagataaattataagaaaattttaatattttattaatattaaaatataaattaatattatgtatatcgtttaatattatgtatatttaaatatattcaaaaaaatttttatttttattaaaatacgattaaatacacaaaatatactatcaaataaatattaaataaatattaaatttaaaataatgtaTCCAACACACAAATATCATAAACAGAATAAAGTATCCATGCTTCTAATCTTTTGACCGACCGCAAACGTAATGCTATTGACCTATGTTTCTCTTTATCGCAAGATTAATTGGAATGATATTACATATATACAGCAAAATCAAAGCGAAGGAATCTctgtatatatatagttatatcTTTTAGAATGTGTgtggttaaaaaaattataaataatttttaagaattttaaaataaaaatattatattcttatatttggtttaaaatttaaaaaattatttttaagtaaatttaattttaaaaaatcaaaatattattattttaattttcattttgtataaaaattctATTCTTATGGAAATTAAAgatgcataaaaaaaaatagaaattaaaataatgatattttaatttcctaGAATCAAACttacttaaaaataatttttcaaactttgaaccaaatataaaaatatgacatttccatcttaaaatttttaagaattatttataATTCCTTCAACCACACACACCCTTAACATATCTACCCATACATGGTTAAGTagttaatttgtttttatatgCAGATTGGAGATTCGACGACTTATACTAAGAAAAccgtttttaaaatataatataattatttaaatagtgAAAAGTGAAATTTAATCTGGAGTTTCAGTTAAGAGTTTTCGTATATACAGTGATTAAACAATGCATACTTAAAAACTCTTTCACAGCAATaatcataaatattaaatatattaattaattaaaaaatacatacatGGCTTGTCAGCATATACCGGCGATAAAATTAGCCTATCAAATTATATACATATGTAGTTTGTGAATTAGCCAATATCAGTTTGTTTCTGGATAGTTTCTCCAATTGGATCTAAGTCGTTTTATTGGTCCAAACATATTAGGTGGAACATTCAGTTTAAGATATGTTAATTCGTTAATTCCCTCAAAAATCAATTCATCAGATAATTACTATTATATTCAACATACTATATATACATTATTGCTTCTTTTAATTCTCTGCTGATATAAGTAACAACTTCgtcttataaaattattcaaaacgATGCAATAATCGTCACTACATTTTAATTGAGAATGACCCTTGAGTCATTGCAAATTCTATAGAAAAGTTTAGGGCCAATATGTGACTACGGATGTGGGTAGTATAACCTGATGAATCCCAATGTATGTGTATAACCTGTTTTGGTATTATAAGAGAATTAATTATTcatgctatttttttattagtttaattttatggaaaaaatgattttttgacgtggtattaaaattttgtatttgaaaaatttagaatttaatttttagctaattaaaaaattagcataaaataaataaaaaaaaacctaagtaaaaattaacaaaattgaaaaaaagttttgttttaaaaaaaaaacatatttgagatgtaataatttatattgtctTCTCTTATCAGTTTAAgtttataaaaaagataatttcatggcaaatataaataaacaactTATATACAATTAGTATGGTTTTAAGTGCATAACTTTAAACGCATAATGATGTATAGTATTTGTAAGTCTccgaattttttgaaaattaaatataagttACTTAcgatttaatatatttacttAAAATTCATAACACGAGTGATGATTATTGCgattaaaaatagttttcttttaaatattctCTTATGATAATTCTTTAACCGTCTATTGAGAATCTGTGGAGATGTTGTTCTCACTCCTATAAACTTCTCTTTTTAGGATGGACAAAAAAACTTAcagaattttattaaattcttaaCTATGTTATTTCTGTTTTATACACATATGTTATAGATTTAACTCACCCTAATTATTATTACACTTTTTATAAAAGGGATTGGAATCgtgatatttaatatttataagttATTTGTATAAAGAAGtcttattattatgtatatatagatAAAGTGCTATAAGATTTGTATGTATGCACAATAATGTTTTTCTAAACAAAAAGTAATTCCGattttaaaagagaaatttatactgctttaaattttaaaaagaatttatcttattattaaatatataaaaatcatcGTAATATTTATGCCATCAAAATAACGCAATTAGAAGTATAATAttctaatagtaaaaatattacattatgttatttttacatatttatttagtataaatacattttttgttaaaaatataataatttatgtgTCTTTCtattaacttaaaatttaaagaaaattaattttatattatggtatcaaaatttttatattctaaAAAGTTAGCGTTCGTTTAACAACGCATACAAAAATTGAAGTATAaaacaaaggaaagaaaaaaatttgaataaaggaACATCCTCCTATCAACTAACACGTTTGATACGCATGTATATGTATTTAGGTTTGTGCCTTAACTTCATAACaattgtttattattaataacaaGTAGTGGATATGTAGTAGCAATGTAGCATTCTTTAAAAATGTATGAAATCATGATTATATAACGTTTATAATACCGGATCAAGCTGGGATACAAATTGTGTATTAATAATTAGTATTATAGATTTATATATTTGTGCTGGCGGAGTGTCGTGTGAATGCACTACTCCATCCTCCCATTATATTCAATCATATGTTTGTAGTAGGtgctatttatataaaaaaaaataattgagatGTTAATAcgtattatattaaataatttaattaaatatattaaatatttttatatgaaatagtattttgtaatatatttgatattttagtaatataaatttttgttgttgttttaatttttttttaatatgaaattttttaataggaattttaaaattgaactcaaaacaaaaataaaaaaatttgaatgattgacatattaatcaataaatgacataaaacaaatactttaatttgttcttgaaaCATATAGAAGTTTTCCTTTTATTTCGATTGAAAAAAGAACTAGTTCATTTATTAGAATTTAGTATTTACGATTTTGTTAGTGACAGTTCGAGAAGATTGTTATTGTTTTGCTTCCGTTAATTTGAGGAAAAGTGAGtcatctaaattaaaaaagatgcGTAAATAGAGATTGTGATTCGTAGAGAGATAACCAGCACATACTACACACCGCATAACCTGTTTGAGACAAAATAACTTTTTGTGAAGCGATGATTATTCCCAGAAAGTTCAGAAAAAAGCAATGTGTTTTCCTACTTATTATTATACCCTTTCCTATTTTCTTCCATTAACCTGTGTTGCACACTTTTGTGCTTGCGTAGTTGGTGACGAATTTTAAAAGGGTTTCCAAAAGTTCAACTTCTTCACCTATACTTAATTACTTGCATTGGTGGCTTCCACCACATATAACTCTTTCTTACATTTATGATGagagataattaattaattccagcTCGTCTTCTTTTTTGTAAATACAAATTAAGGATGATTGGTGAAACTTAAACCTATAAATCTATGCAAATTTACTAAAACTTTATTactatagaaagaaaaaagaaagatttaAGTTTACTCAAACAAAAAGTAAGAGTAAATTTGACtacatttaaaataaattaaattcctTCCTGATTTAAAATatagtagaagaaaaaatttaaagactaccaattttattaaattctggTCAACATGtaactaacaaattaaaaataagtaattttacaTTATTAGATGAAATCTCAATTATTAAAAACATCGTTAATAGCTATTTGATaattacaaatcacaaaagttaTGATCTCCTAACACTCCTCGTATTAGAAACCCTAATTATTGACTTTTGGTTCCGTTGAAATGCTTATATGCCTTGAAATGTGATATTAATACTCATTAGATCAGAGAAAAATGGATAATCAAGTCGGTTCGTCGGCAAGCCTAGCCCACCGTGTGTTTCGCCGGCGGTGCGTGCCATTGTATATTTATGTGCGCGTTCACACAGCGCCCATTATCTAAGTTAAGATAATTTTGTAATGGAAAAATTGTCAAACTTTTTACATATCTATCACATCAGGAAGCATATTCATAAATAAGTAGGGTAATTGATTACTATGGAAAtcaaacaataattaaatacattcatatatatagcAAGCTAATTAATTAGTAAGTACATTCCACACTGCACATCCACGTGGACAGAGTGCTTTCAGTTTCTTTCTCTACATCATGATCGATCcccattaagaaaaaaataaataaaaaataaaaaagaactataTCTTTTGAACTCCACCAAAAATATTCGggaagctaaaaaaaaaaataattgtgcATGCGTTCAGATTCCACAAACAACATGAAGATGCTAGCTAGCTATAGCTATAGTTATCGTTCTTCAGGCGCACGATGATCGCGAGACGAAAGCCGAAAAACCCAATTAGAGAATGACTTTGTGAAACATGCAGAAGAAGAGCCACATTCAGCTCCTGTGGAGTCTGTAACGAAGTTCTTGACTCGTTTCATGGCTACGTTTAAAGTGTCTTGAGACATGTTGGCAAAGCACACCCTGAACCACCCTGGCTCACTGCAATGGCACGACGAACCCGGAGAAATGTTCAAGCCAACTTGGTAGACAATCTTCTTCCACAGCTCCATCTCAGCCTCAAAAGTGTTGGAACAGAGAAGGTGCCTCATATCAACCCAGCAGAACAAACCAGCATTGCTTTTCAGGCACTTTATTCCCGCTTTCTGCAACCCTGTTACGAGCATTCTCTGTCTCCGTCTCAGCCTCTTTTGATTCTCGGAGATGTATTTCTTGGTAAACTTGTTGTCACTGAGCATGGCTGCCAGAAGATACTGAGTTTGTGAAGAAACCAATCCAAAGCTTGACATCTTGGTCGCCGCAGCCACAACGGCGTCGTTTTCGGAGTAGATAGCACCGACGCGGAAACCGGGTAAACCCAAGTCCTTGGAGAGACTATAAACAACGTGAACTCTGTTCCAAATTTTGGCAGCGTCATTAGGAGTCATTTCCTTAAGGATCTCCATGACGCTAACAAAGCTTGGAGAGCTAAAAACGGTGCCAGAGTAAATCTCATCGCTTATCAAGTGCATGGTT
The Arachis duranensis cultivar V14167 chromosome 5, aradu.V14167.gnm2.J7QH, whole genome shotgun sequence genome window above contains:
- the LOC107487560 gene encoding 1-aminocyclopropane-1-carboxylate synthase 3-like, translated to MRLLSRKATCNTHGQDSSYFLGWEEYEKNPYDKVKNPNGIIQMGLAENQLSFDLLESWLAKNPDVSGFKRDGKSIFRELALFQDYHGLPLFKKALVDFMAEIRGNKVTFDPNHMVLTAGATSANETLMFCVAEEGDAFLLPTPYYPGFDRDLKWRTGVEIVPIQCTSSNNFRITESALEQAYQDARKRNLRVKGVLVTNPSNPLGTTLSRNEFDLLVDFIKDKETMHLISDEIYSGTVFSSPSFVSVMEILKEMTPNDAAKIWNRVHVVYSLSKDLGLPGFRVGAIYSENDAVVAAATKMSSFGLVSSQTQYLLAAMLSDNKFTKKYISENQKRLRRRQRMLVTGLQKAGIKCLKSNAGLFCWVDMRHLLCSNTFEAEMELWKKIVYQVGLNISPGSSCHCSEPGWFRVCFANMSQDTLNVAMKRVKNFVTDSTGAECGSSSACFTKSFSNWVFRLSSRDHRAPEER